A portion of the Calliphora vicina chromosome 5, idCalVici1.1, whole genome shotgun sequence genome contains these proteins:
- the LOC135961516 gene encoding uncharacterized protein LOC135961516, producing MNVKEKIFWGEFLELYKTMPCLWKVKSAEYSNRELKNQCYNKMVDKLKEWDLEANRDKVVKKINVFRTNYKRDLKKVRKSETSGAGNVFESSLWYYDKLKFLEDQECSREGKSTMNTESFNIESSDETIVEPPPCKKRKATTEDNLLQMACQKLGSSDDRTSTLAKGWSIQYEEMSKEQKLFSRAIFSDVLYHGCLNKLTEKTVEEIHKVLQGVSEQTHTPYVLDECTTQSSQSSSFSGHNFETLLLKKENT from the exons atgaatgtcaaagaaaaaatattttggggagAATTTCTCGAACTTTATAAAACAATGCCTTGCCTATGGAAAGTTAAAAGTGCAGAATACAGCAATCgtgaattaaaaaaccaatgctACAATAAAATGGTAGACAAATTAAAAGAGTGGGACCTAGAAGCAAATAGAGACAaggtggtaaaaaaaatcaacgttTTCCGAACAAATTACAAGcgtgatttaaaaaaagttagaaaAAGTGAAACATCTGGTGCAGGTAATGTTTTTGAGTCTTCATTGTGGTATTACGATAAACTCAAATTTTTGGAAGATCAGGAATGTTCCAGAGAAGGAAAATCTACCATGAATACTGAAAGCTTTAAT atcgagTCTAGCGATGAAACAATAGTGGAACCACCACCATGCAAAAAACGAAAAGCAACAACGGAGGATAATTTGTTACAAATGGCATGCCAAAAATTAGGTAGCAGTGACGATCGCACATCTACTTTAGCAAAGGGGTGGTCAATTCAATATGAAGAAATGTCTAAGGAACAGAAATTGTTTTCAAGAGCAATATTTTCAGATGTACTTTATCATGGCTGTTTAAATAAACTCACTGAAAAAACTGTTGAAGAAATTCACAAAGTTTTACAAGGAGTTTCGGAACAAACACATACTCCGTATGTGTTGGATGAATGTACTACACAGTCTTCACAATCATCCTCCTTTTCAGGCCATAATTTTGAGACACtattattgaaaaaagaaaacacttaa